The proteins below come from a single Nitrospirae bacterium YQR-1 genomic window:
- a CDS encoding glycosyltransferase family 2 protein codes for MILENHLVSAVMVSYNRKEDVREGLLRLLNQKYPALEIIVVENGSTDGTAEMVQREFRTVRLINLQENTGVSAYNVGFKHSAGKYILILDDDSFPEEGAIEKMVEKFEQDPLLGVAAFDVRDYYNYRETTGKVDDKTEKEETLSNNYIMSFNGAGAGLRKEIIDAIGGYPEEFFLYFNETDLALRVWNLGFKVKFFPDLVSYHKNSPSNRESTRAPFYYTRNLFWVLWKNYPQTLMWKNTFKLIYHCLYYSIEQGTGVYLKSFVDAVGGLRYILKKRMPVKKEVAKNMRIHMTSPFTMYR; via the coding sequence GTGATACTTGAAAATCATCTTGTAAGTGCCGTGATGGTTTCCTATAACCGTAAAGAGGATGTGCGGGAGGGACTTCTGAGGCTTTTAAATCAGAAGTATCCCGCCCTGGAAATCATAGTTGTGGAAAACGGCTCAACCGACGGTACCGCCGAGATGGTACAAAGGGAGTTTCGCACTGTACGGCTTATTAACTTACAGGAAAATACTGGAGTTTCCGCCTATAATGTTGGATTTAAACACTCAGCGGGCAAGTACATCCTGATTCTTGATGACGACAGTTTTCCTGAGGAAGGGGCTATTGAGAAAATGGTGGAGAAGTTTGAACAAGACCCGCTTCTTGGTGTTGCCGCTTTTGACGTCAGGGATTATTATAATTACAGGGAGACCACAGGCAAGGTTGACGATAAAACAGAAAAAGAGGAGACTCTTTCCAACAATTATATAATGTCGTTTAATGGGGCAGGGGCAGGGCTGAGAAAGGAGATAATAGATGCTATCGGGGGGTACCCTGAAGAGTTTTTTCTATACTTTAACGAAACCGACCTGGCACTGAGGGTGTGGAATCTTGGCTTTAAAGTTAAATTTTTCCCAGATCTGGTTTCTTACCACAAAAACTCACCGTCAAACAGGGAATCCACCCGTGCACCGTTTTATTATACAAGAAACCTGTTTTGGGTATTATGGAAAAACTATCCTCAAACCCTCATGTGGAAAAATACCTTTAAACTGATATACCATTGCCTCTACTACTCGATAGAGCAAGGTACGGGTGTGTATTTAAAGTCATTTGTAGATGCAGTAGGAGGTCTTAGGTACATATTAAAAAAGCGTATGCCTGTTAAAAAAGAGGTTGCAAAGAATATGCGCATACATATGACCTCACCTTTTACAATGTACAGGTAG